The uncultured Methanomethylovorans sp. genome contains a region encoding:
- a CDS encoding DUF488 domain-containing protein, with protein sequence MVEKSQCYSIGYGNRSFDDFVQILIKNGITNLVDIRRYPHSTFEDFNRESLERTLPLNNIIYAHCEGVGGLRDSTYIEYMGTGEFRNSFAQLLNYINNVNKEGGKVVLMCAEKNPKECHRRYIAQQLEQIGIIMIHLTETGQMDLSSFLNVT encoded by the coding sequence ATGGTAGAAAAATCTCAGTGCTACAGTATAGGATATGGCAACAGATCCTTTGATGATTTTGTGCAAATTCTTATTAAAAATGGAATTACTAATCTTGTAGATATCCGGAGGTATCCTCACTCAACGTTCGAAGACTTTAATAGAGAGTCACTGGAAAGGACCCTTCCTCTGAATAACATAATATATGCCCATTGTGAAGGAGTTGGAGGTCTTCGAGACTCCACATATATCGAATATATGGGAACTGGTGAGTTCAGAAATAGTTTTGCACAGCTCCTTAATTACATAAACAATGTAAATAAAGAGGGGGGAAAAGTGGTGCTTATGTGCGCGGAAAAAAATCCAAAGGAATGCCATAGACGTTATATTGCACAACAGTTGGAACAAATTGGAATAATAATGATACATCTGACCGAAACCGGCCAGATGGACTTAAGTTCTTTCTTGAATGTTACATAG
- the htpX gene encoding zinc metalloprotease HtpX — protein sequence MGNMLKTTLLLASLTGLLVIVGRLVGGLSGMIIAFTFAIILNFGTYWYSDKIVLRMYRAEAVTASEYPQLYGIVKKLATLADMPMPKVYVVHTSMPNAFATGRDPKHAAVAATTGILDLLSTEELEGVLAHEMAHVKNRDTLISAIAATVAGVISMIATWAQWAAIFGGFGGNDDEGGNSIIGLIVLAIVAPLSATIIQLAISRSREFAADEEGARICKKPWALANALEKLEYGSALYRPRRGDVQASDSTAHMFIVNPLKGGGLSNLFRTHPATEERIRRLRAM from the coding sequence ATGGGAAACATGCTAAAAACAACTTTGTTGTTGGCATCCTTGACCGGTTTACTGGTCATAGTTGGAAGGCTCGTTGGAGGGCTTTCTGGAATGATTATAGCGTTCACATTCGCTATAATTCTGAACTTTGGTACCTATTGGTACAGCGATAAGATAGTACTGCGCATGTACAGGGCAGAAGCAGTTACTGCTTCTGAATATCCGCAATTGTATGGCATAGTAAAAAAACTTGCAACTCTTGCCGATATGCCTATGCCTAAGGTCTATGTCGTGCATACTTCCATGCCCAATGCCTTTGCAACCGGAAGAGATCCAAAACACGCTGCTGTAGCAGCAACTACTGGTATATTAGATCTTCTTTCCACTGAGGAGCTGGAAGGCGTGCTTGCTCATGAAATGGCTCATGTGAAGAACAGAGATACACTTATAAGTGCAATTGCAGCAACCGTTGCAGGTGTCATATCCATGATAGCCACATGGGCACAGTGGGCAGCTATCTTCGGTGGCTTTGGTGGAAATGATGATGAAGGAGGCAATAGTATCATCGGTCTCATTGTATTGGCTATTGTGGCTCCCCTATCAGCTACAATTATACAGCTTGCCATATCCAGATCAAGGGAATTTGCTGCTGATGAAGAAGGCGCAAGGATCTGTAAGAAGCCATGGGCTCTTGCAAATGCTTTAGAGAAATTGGAATATGGTAGTGCTCTGTACCGCCCAAGAAGAGGGGATGTGCAGGCATCAGATAGCACAGCACATATGTTCATAGTTAATCCTCTTAAGGGAGGCGGGTTAAGTAACTTATTCAGAACACACCCTGCCACAGAAGAGAGGATCAGGCGTCTGCGTGCTATGTAA